Proteins from a genomic interval of Candidatus Methylomirabilota bacterium:
- a CDS encoding FxLYD domain-containing protein, whose amino-acid sequence MRQTVDVVGTRRSIASAGSIAMLLALLIAGPVGAQITGRALAPDLRVEWSAEEDRRGRTVVSGYVYNERAGSYATGMRLRVEALDGSGQTVGSTTGYVLGDVPPSNRSYFEVKAPAKAAAYRVTVQSYTWRGYGAGGG is encoded by the coding sequence ATGCGGCAAACCGTTGACGTCGTGGGTACCCGCCGCTCGATCGCAAGCGCGGGCTCGATCGCCATGCTGCTGGCCCTGCTGATCGCCGGGCCGGTCGGCGCCCAGATCACCGGGCGCGCGCTGGCGCCGGACCTGCGCGTGGAGTGGAGCGCGGAAGAAGACCGACGCGGCCGCACGGTGGTCAGCGGCTACGTCTACAACGAGCGCGCGGGCTCCTACGCCACCGGGATGCGCCTGCGCGTGGAAGCCCTCGACGGGTCCGGGCAGACGGTCGGCTCGACGACCGGCTACGTCCTCGGCGACGTGCCCCCATCCAATCGCTCCTACTTCGAGGTCAAGGCTCCCGCCAAGGCCGCCGCATACCGGGTGACGGTGCAGTCGTATACCTGGCGCGGCTACGGCGCGGGTGGAGGATGA
- a CDS encoding amidase, translating into MAAPDLVWLPAQEVAGLIRAKKVSPVEVVDAVLARIERLNPALNCFATVTAEEARDAAVAAEVAVMTGETLGPLHGVPVSIKDLLFTRRVLTTGGSRLFADHVPEEDAVAVERLKGAGAIIVGKTTTPEFGHKAVTESPLLGITRNPWNPALTSGGSSGGAAVAVATGLGPLAVGTDGGGSIRVPASFCGIYGLKPSFGRVPQAPGFPGWENISHTGPMTRTVRDAALMLDVIAGPDDRDRYSLPATDRSFLAACGEGIAGLSVAWSPDLGYARVDPEVADLCAAAAERFESFGGHVEVVSPSWEDPEEMFRVTVGAETWSAWGDRLESDGDKMDRSFRAFLKFGSTITSPQLLRALRGRHELWTEVQRFLARFDLLITPTVAVPPFEVGKPGLNEINGAPSSPLGWMPFCFPFNLTGQPAASVPVGFTRAGLPVGLQIVGRRHADHTVLAASAAFEAAQPWADRRPPID; encoded by the coding sequence ATGGCCGCCCCGGACCTCGTCTGGCTCCCCGCGCAGGAGGTGGCCGGCCTCATCCGCGCGAAGAAGGTCTCGCCGGTCGAGGTGGTGGACGCGGTGCTGGCCCGCATCGAGCGCCTGAATCCCGCGCTCAACTGCTTCGCGACGGTCACCGCCGAGGAGGCGCGCGACGCCGCCGTCGCGGCCGAGGTGGCGGTGATGACCGGCGAGACGCTCGGCCCGCTGCACGGGGTGCCGGTGTCGATCAAGGATCTGCTGTTCACCCGTCGGGTGTTGACCACCGGCGGCTCGCGTCTGTTCGCGGACCACGTGCCCGAGGAGGACGCAGTCGCGGTGGAGCGCCTCAAGGGGGCGGGCGCGATCATTGTCGGCAAGACCACGACCCCGGAGTTCGGCCACAAGGCGGTGACCGAGAGCCCGCTGCTCGGGATCACCCGCAATCCGTGGAATCCCGCCCTCACCTCCGGCGGCTCCAGCGGCGGGGCCGCGGTCGCGGTGGCGACTGGCCTCGGGCCGCTCGCGGTCGGCACCGACGGCGGCGGCTCGATCCGGGTGCCCGCCTCGTTCTGCGGGATCTACGGGCTGAAGCCGTCCTTCGGCCGCGTGCCGCAGGCACCGGGCTTCCCGGGCTGGGAGAACATCTCCCACACCGGCCCCATGACCCGCACCGTGCGCGACGCGGCCCTGATGCTCGACGTCATCGCGGGTCCCGACGACCGCGATCGCTACTCGCTACCCGCGACCGACCGGTCGTTCCTCGCCGCGTGCGGGGAGGGGATCGCGGGGTTGAGTGTGGCCTGGTCGCCCGACCTGGGATATGCGCGCGTCGATCCCGAGGTGGCCGATCTCTGCGCGGCGGCGGCGGAGCGCTTCGAGAGCTTCGGCGGCCACGTCGAGGTGGTGTCGCCTTCGTGGGAGGATCCGGAGGAGATGTTCCGGGTCACGGTGGGCGCCGAGACGTGGAGCGCGTGGGGCGACCGGCTCGAGTCCGACGGCGACAAGATGGACCGCTCGTTCCGCGCCTTCCTGAAGTTCGGGTCCACGATCACCAGCCCGCAGCTGCTCCGCGCCCTGCGCGGGCGCCACGAGCTCTGGACCGAGGTGCAGCGCTTCCTGGCCCGCTTCGACCTGCTGATCACGCCGACGGTGGCGGTGCCGCCCTTCGAGGTGGGGAAGCCGGGTCTCAACGAGATCAACGGCGCGCCGTCGTCGCCGCTCGGGTGGATGCCGTTCTGCTTCCCGTTCAACCTCACCGGTCAGCCGGCGGCGAGCGTGCCGGTCGGGTTCACGCGCGCGGGGCTGCCGGTGGGCCTGCAGATCGTCGGCCGCCGTCACGCCGACCACACCGTGCTCGCGGCCTCCGCCGCCTTCGAGGCCGCGCAGCCATGGGCGGATCGCCGTCCTCCGATCGACTAG
- a CDS encoding cyclic nucleotide-binding domain-containing protein: MPSLPDIGFLRRVVLFKDVDEPVLLALWPSFRERRLRKGDVLFRAGDPGEELFLIKDGSIVVSKPVTGRVEQVLSRLGPGEVFGEMSVLGDEPHRSATCQAEIDSVVYSLDRDSLNRFITGSPLAAAKFFQHMAQVAFKRLRDSSDLVAEVTRWGLEATGLDIEHK, translated from the coding sequence GTGCCCAGCCTTCCCGACATCGGCTTCCTGCGGCGCGTCGTGTTGTTCAAGGACGTCGACGAGCCCGTCCTCCTTGCCCTGTGGCCGTCGTTCCGCGAGCGTCGCCTGCGCAAGGGGGACGTGCTCTTCCGCGCCGGCGACCCCGGCGAGGAGCTGTTCCTCATCAAGGACGGCAGCATCGTGGTCTCCAAGCCGGTGACCGGGCGCGTCGAGCAGGTTTTGTCGCGGCTCGGTCCGGGCGAGGTCTTCGGCGAGATGAGCGTGCTCGGCGACGAGCCACACCGGTCCGCCACGTGCCAGGCCGAGATCGACAGCGTGGTCTACAGCCTGGACCGCGACAGCCTGAACCGGTTCATCACGGGGAGCCCGCTCGCCGCCGCGAAGTTCTTCCAGCACATGGCCCAGGTGGCCTTCAAGCGCCTGCGCGATTCCTCCGACCTGGTCGCCGAGGTCACCCGCTGGGGGCTCGAGGCCACCGGCCTCGACATCGAGCACAAGTAG
- a CDS encoding DUF1207 domain-containing protein: MRVRLLLACLGMLSLGLPASAHAAPPLDDPYLAGYAGAVLEREFKVSPRAVTAAHGVLTIDATQIDPAARDKIVATLATLPGVMRVDVRQPSPPPAGAGPEVTPLATSTLPTGVLPTGHLFQPLLADPRWPHFAASYRYYLNSHDDFRNVGAVSFGETIPLFRGGAFADSQWEAGIQAGVFSMFELDAPSKDLINADYFAALYGVWRRGPFSALGRVFHQSSHLGDEFLLRTRVDRVNLSYESLDLKLSYDLPYGFRIYGGGGWLFDQDPSDLKPWTTQGGVEFRSPWTMAGKYLRPVAAVDLQSRQENNWNVDVSVRAGIQFESVRVLERSLQLLVEYFNGNSPDGQFYTKRVEYLGLGAHFHF, from the coding sequence ATGCGTGTTCGCCTGCTTCTCGCGTGCCTGGGTATGCTCTCGCTCGGACTGCCGGCCTCCGCTCACGCCGCTCCGCCGCTCGACGATCCGTACCTGGCCGGGTACGCGGGCGCGGTGCTCGAGCGCGAGTTCAAGGTGAGCCCGCGGGCGGTGACCGCGGCGCACGGCGTGCTGACGATCGACGCCACCCAGATCGACCCCGCGGCTCGCGACAAGATCGTGGCCACGCTCGCCACGCTGCCGGGCGTGATGCGGGTAGACGTGCGGCAGCCGTCACCGCCGCCGGCCGGCGCCGGACCCGAGGTGACCCCGCTGGCCACCTCGACGCTGCCGACCGGCGTGCTGCCCACCGGGCATCTCTTCCAGCCGCTCCTCGCCGACCCGCGGTGGCCGCATTTCGCGGCCTCGTACCGCTACTACCTGAACAGCCACGACGACTTCAGGAACGTGGGCGCGGTGAGCTTCGGCGAGACCATTCCGCTGTTCCGGGGCGGCGCCTTCGCGGACAGCCAGTGGGAGGCCGGGATCCAGGCCGGCGTGTTCTCGATGTTCGAGCTGGACGCGCCGTCGAAGGATCTGATCAACGCCGACTACTTCGCGGCCCTCTACGGAGTGTGGCGGCGCGGGCCGTTCTCCGCGCTCGGGCGCGTGTTCCACCAGAGCTCGCACCTCGGCGACGAGTTCCTGCTGCGCACGCGGGTCGATCGGGTCAACCTGAGCTACGAGAGCCTCGACCTGAAGCTGTCCTATGATCTGCCCTACGGCTTCCGGATCTACGGCGGGGGCGGCTGGCTGTTCGACCAGGATCCGTCGGATCTCAAGCCGTGGACGACGCAGGGGGGCGTGGAGTTCCGGAGCCCGTGGACGATGGCGGGCAAGTACCTCCGCCCGGTGGCCGCGGTCGACTTACAATCGCGGCAGGAGAACAACTGGAACGTGGACGTGTCGGTGCGCGCGGGCATCCAGTTCGAGAGCGTCCGCGTGCTGGAGCGGAGCCTCCAGCTCCTCGTCGAGTACTTCAACGGGAACTCGCCGGACGGGCAGTTCTACACGAAGCGCGTGGAGTATCTGGGGCTGGGGGCGCACTTCCACTTCTAG
- a CDS encoding DUF190 domain-containing protein → MRKLDGEQVLMRVFIGESDRWEHRPLHAALLELFRREGLAGATVLRAVAGFGPDSVVHTANILRLSSDLPLVIEVVDSQEHLDRVLPSVDRMMQGGLITMEKVRVRKYAQGGES, encoded by the coding sequence GTGCGCAAGCTGGATGGCGAACAGGTCCTGATGCGGGTCTTCATCGGCGAGAGCGATCGGTGGGAGCATCGGCCGCTCCACGCCGCGCTGCTCGAGCTGTTCCGTCGCGAGGGCCTGGCCGGGGCCACGGTGCTCCGGGCGGTGGCCGGATTCGGGCCCGACTCGGTGGTGCACACCGCGAACATCTTGCGGCTCTCCTCGGATCTGCCCCTGGTGATCGAGGTGGTGGACTCGCAGGAGCACCTGGATCGGGTCCTGCCCTCGGTCGACCGCATGATGCAGGGCGGCCTCATCACGATGGAGAAAGTGCGCGTACGAAAGTACGCCCAGGGTGGAGAGAGCTAG
- the crcB gene encoding fluoride efflux transporter CrcB, which translates to MTRFVLICCGGAVGTGARYLLGGLAVRWLGPEFPYGTLIINVLGSFLIGVVQHVGLSTLWVPDTLRLVLAVGVMGGFTTYSSFSYEAIKLIESGSWLAATAYVVLTTLLCLGGCTAGLALGGLLVEGKGGW; encoded by the coding sequence ATGACGCGTTTCGTGCTGATCTGCTGCGGCGGGGCGGTGGGCACCGGCGCCCGATACCTGCTCGGCGGCCTCGCGGTGCGGTGGCTCGGTCCCGAATTCCCCTATGGCACGCTGATCATCAACGTGCTCGGCTCCTTCCTGATCGGCGTGGTCCAGCACGTCGGCCTGAGCACGTTGTGGGTCCCGGACACGCTCCGGCTGGTGCTCGCGGTGGGCGTCATGGGGGGCTTCACGACCTACTCGTCGTTCTCCTACGAAGCCATCAAGCTCATCGAGTCCGGCTCGTGGCTGGCCGCGACCGCATACGTCGTCCTGACGACCCTGCTGTGCCTCGGCGGCTGCACCGCGGGCCTGGCCCTGGGCGGCCTGCTCGTCGAGGGGAAGGGAGGCTGGTAG
- a CDS encoding NAD-dependent epimerase/dehydratase family protein, which translates to MPLVTPVRVGLVGAGYVSEFHVRALRRLPQVRIVGITDLREARARAVGEQFGLAVHPSLAAMAAAGLDVVHVLTPPESHTAVALEALGHGCHVLVEKPLATTVEDCDRLAAESAARGRHVCVSHSMLADPVFVKVLQAVRDGAIGDILTVDILRSSIFPPYHGGPLPPQYGAGGYPFRDLGVHALYMMRELLGPIEHVTAEFSSAGARSSDPNIHFDEWRALVRGRKGSGHLQLSWNVRPLQHLIIVQGTRGTLRADLYTMFVTRRRNTPAPKAIERVLNAALESAGASAQVVVGAGRFAAGKVVPYQGLHDFVRRFYEALASGGRMPATVEDARDIVDWTERVARRADAAKLQARLQVPSTEPAIVVTGANGLLGRALVRRLLDDGERVRLFVRRPPAPDILPHPRVDVVLGELGDPAAVDQALRHATTVFHCGAAMAGPWPAHESATVTGTRNVVTACLAHGVPKLVHVSSLSVLHVTGLANVTVTESSPLEPSPDERGFYTRAKLEAERIVQDAVREQHLPAVILRPGHIWSEAGPLLSPSVGIRGGNRLVMIGDPSLRLPLVHVDDVVGAMLLAAKAPVSPGEVFHLVDDDPMTREELARLYIAAREPGLRVTHVPLPMVTSAAAVVTGLTRRLGRPFGPSPYRLRSGVTPLRFDCAKARDELGWRPAVRSRTALRALLGAGPSGVGA; encoded by the coding sequence GTGCCGCTCGTGACGCCCGTGCGCGTCGGCCTCGTCGGCGCCGGCTACGTCAGCGAGTTCCACGTTCGCGCCCTGCGCCGGCTGCCCCAGGTGCGCATCGTCGGCATCACCGACCTGCGCGAGGCGCGGGCCCGCGCGGTGGGCGAGCAGTTCGGGCTCGCCGTGCATCCCTCGCTCGCGGCCATGGCCGCGGCGGGCCTCGACGTGGTGCACGTCCTGACCCCGCCGGAGAGCCACACCGCGGTCGCCCTGGAGGCGCTGGGCCACGGCTGTCACGTGCTCGTCGAGAAGCCGCTGGCCACCACGGTGGAGGACTGCGATCGGCTCGCCGCGGAGAGCGCGGCCCGCGGCCGGCACGTGTGCGTGAGCCATTCGATGCTGGCCGATCCCGTCTTCGTCAAAGTGCTTCAGGCGGTGCGCGACGGGGCGATCGGCGACATCCTGACCGTCGACATCCTGCGCAGCTCGATCTTTCCGCCCTACCACGGCGGCCCCTTGCCGCCGCAGTACGGCGCGGGCGGCTATCCCTTCCGCGATCTCGGGGTCCACGCCCTCTACATGATGCGCGAGCTGCTCGGTCCGATCGAGCACGTCACCGCGGAGTTCAGCAGCGCGGGCGCCCGGTCGTCGGACCCCAACATCCACTTCGACGAGTGGCGCGCCCTCGTGCGCGGCCGGAAGGGGAGCGGCCACCTCCAGCTCTCGTGGAACGTGCGGCCGCTCCAGCACCTCATCATCGTGCAGGGCACCCGGGGCACGCTGCGCGCCGACCTCTACACGATGTTCGTGACGCGGCGGCGAAACACCCCGGCCCCCAAGGCCATCGAGCGCGTGCTCAACGCGGCCCTCGAGTCCGCCGGGGCCTCGGCCCAGGTCGTCGTCGGCGCCGGCCGCTTCGCGGCGGGCAAGGTCGTGCCCTATCAGGGCCTGCACGACTTCGTGCGCCGGTTCTACGAGGCACTCGCCTCGGGTGGCCGGATGCCCGCCACCGTCGAGGACGCTCGCGACATCGTGGACTGGACCGAGCGGGTCGCGCGGCGGGCCGACGCGGCGAAGCTCCAGGCCCGCCTGCAGGTGCCCTCGACCGAGCCGGCCATCGTGGTCACGGGCGCCAACGGGCTGCTCGGCCGCGCCCTCGTGCGGCGCCTGCTCGACGACGGCGAGCGCGTGCGCCTGTTCGTCCGTCGCCCGCCCGCGCCCGACATCCTCCCGCATCCGCGGGTCGACGTCGTCCTGGGCGAGCTGGGAGATCCGGCCGCGGTCGACCAGGCGCTGCGCCACGCCACCACCGTCTTCCACTGCGGCGCCGCGATGGCCGGGCCGTGGCCGGCCCACGAGAGCGCCACCGTGACCGGCACGCGCAACGTGGTGACCGCGTGCCTGGCCCACGGCGTCCCCAAGCTCGTGCACGTCAGCTCACTCTCCGTGCTGCACGTGACCGGGCTCGCCAACGTCACGGTCACCGAGTCGTCTCCTCTCGAGCCGAGCCCGGACGAGCGCGGCTTCTACACGCGCGCCAAGCTCGAGGCCGAGCGGATCGTGCAGGACGCGGTGCGAGAGCAACACCTGCCCGCGGTGATCCTGCGCCCCGGCCACATCTGGAGCGAGGCCGGGCCGCTGCTCTCGCCGTCGGTCGGCATCCGGGGTGGCAACCGGCTCGTGATGATCGGCGATCCGTCGCTGCGACTGCCCCTCGTTCACGTGGACGACGTGGTCGGCGCGATGCTCCTCGCCGCCAAGGCTCCCGTGTCGCCCGGTGAGGTGTTCCACCTCGTCGACGACGATCCGATGACGCGCGAGGAGCTGGCGAGGCTCTACATCGCGGCCCGCGAGCCCGGGCTGCGCGTGACCCACGTGCCCCTGCCCATGGTCACCTCGGCGGCGGCGGTGGTCACCGGGCTCACGCGACGGCTCGGCCGGCCCTTCGGGCCCTCGCCGTATCGGCTGCGCTCCGGCGTCACGCCGCTCCGCTTCGACTGCGCGAAGGCGCGCGACGAGCTGGGCTGGCGTCCGGCGGTGAGGAGCCGCACCGCGCTCCGCGCGCTCCTGGGGGCCGGGCCGTCGGGCGTCGGCGCGTGA
- a CDS encoding universal stress protein: MPRIRRILHATDFSAASTPALRWAIELARANRAQLLVLHVMTPPALAMPGEGYVSPALYENLESSARAQARKRLDAIVAKARKAGARATGLLLEGVPHELIARAARSRKADLLVIGTHGRSGLAKLFLGSVATRLVSMAPRPVLTVRGK, translated from the coding sequence ATGCCACGCATCCGCCGGATCCTGCACGCGACCGATTTCTCCGCCGCATCGACGCCCGCGCTGCGCTGGGCGATCGAGCTGGCGCGCGCCAATCGGGCCCAGCTCCTGGTGCTGCACGTCATGACGCCGCCGGCGCTGGCGATGCCCGGCGAGGGCTACGTGTCGCCCGCCCTCTACGAAAACCTGGAGAGCTCGGCGCGGGCGCAGGCCCGCAAGCGTCTCGACGCGATCGTGGCCAAGGCCCGCAAGGCGGGCGCGCGCGCCACCGGCCTCCTCCTGGAGGGCGTGCCCCACGAGCTGATCGCCCGCGCCGCGCGATCGCGGAAGGCGGACCTCCTCGTGATCGGCACGCACGGACGCAGCGGGCTCGCCAAGCTCTTCCTGGGCAGCGTGGCCACGCGCCTGGTCTCGATGGCGCCGCGCCCGGTCCTCACGGTGCGGGGCAAGTAG
- a CDS encoding sigma-70 family RNA polymerase sigma factor, with the protein MEASRSPESLVDAHYGRLRRLCRVLLGDPEEAEDVVQDVFLKAHEAARFGRPPMDWGAWLTRVAVNACHDRRRAGGWMRFRFWSTPVEDTALAADMLGPGDAAVGAETRRRIWEAFRALPRRQQEVFALRYVEEQSTQEVAAALGLTAGSVKRHLYRAIRHLRRALGAPA; encoded by the coding sequence GTGGAAGCCTCGAGGAGCCCCGAGTCACTCGTCGACGCCCACTACGGGCGGCTGCGCCGACTCTGTCGCGTGCTGCTGGGCGATCCGGAGGAGGCCGAGGACGTGGTGCAGGACGTGTTCCTGAAAGCCCACGAGGCGGCGCGGTTCGGGCGGCCTCCGATGGACTGGGGCGCGTGGCTCACCCGGGTCGCGGTGAATGCCTGTCACGACCGACGGCGGGCCGGCGGCTGGATGCGCTTCCGGTTCTGGAGCACGCCGGTCGAGGACACCGCGCTGGCCGCGGACATGCTCGGTCCCGGCGACGCCGCGGTCGGGGCGGAGACGCGGCGGCGGATCTGGGAGGCCTTTCGCGCGCTGCCCCGGCGTCAGCAGGAGGTGTTCGCCCTGCGCTACGTCGAGGAGCAATCCACGCAGGAGGTCGCCGCCGCCCTCGGCCTGACCGCGGGCAGCGTCAAGCGTCATCTCTATCGCGCGATCCGTCACCTCCGGCGCGCGCTGGGGGCGCCGGCATGA